One window from the genome of Streptomyces sp. NBC_00287 encodes:
- a CDS encoding MOSC domain-containing protein, translating into MADVVDLICYPVKGCAGTSMSDALLTPAGLAHDRSFLVVDEDGVYRTQRRHPLLALIRPTISADGSRLTLDSRGTSVHIDVTTTAPRRDVDLFGEAFQGIDQGDEAAAWLSEFLGTPSRLVRVPPEHNRIADGWTPGPSGYADSSAVHLLTRSSLALLNQRMAEPLPMSRFRPNIVVHGGDWAAEPHAEDRARRITIGGTELGYAKLAVRCAVTLVDQEAGARQGKEPLRTLASYRRAASGGVVFGAKYSVVRPGKLSVGDKVVVEEWGDAEL; encoded by the coding sequence ATGGCCGATGTCGTGGATCTGATCTGCTACCCCGTCAAGGGATGCGCGGGTACGTCGATGAGCGACGCGCTCCTCACTCCGGCGGGGCTCGCGCACGACCGCAGTTTCCTGGTCGTCGACGAGGACGGGGTATACCGGACCCAGCGCCGCCATCCCCTCCTCGCCCTGATCCGACCGACCATCAGCGCCGACGGCAGCCGGCTCACGCTCGACTCGCGCGGCACGTCGGTGCACATCGACGTCACGACAACCGCGCCGCGCCGGGATGTCGACCTGTTCGGCGAGGCCTTTCAGGGGATCGACCAGGGCGACGAAGCCGCCGCCTGGCTCTCGGAGTTCCTCGGCACCCCCAGCCGTCTGGTCCGCGTGCCCCCGGAGCACAACCGGATCGCCGACGGCTGGACCCCTGGCCCGTCCGGCTACGCCGACAGCAGTGCCGTACACCTGCTGACCCGGTCCTCCCTCGCCCTGCTCAACCAGCGGATGGCCGAGCCCCTCCCGATGAGCCGCTTCCGCCCGAACATCGTCGTCCACGGCGGCGACTGGGCCGCCGAACCACACGCCGAGGACCGCGCGCGCCGCATCACCATCGGCGGCACCGAACTCGGCTACGCCAAGCTCGCGGTGCGCTGCGCGGTCACCCTGGTCGACCAGGAGGCCGGGGCACGGCAGGGCAAGGAACCACTGCGCACGCTCGCGAGCTACCGGCGCGCGGCGAGTGGAGGTGTGGTGTTCGGCGCCAAGTACTCCGTGGTGCGGCCGGGGAAGCTGTCCGTCGGGGACAAGGTGGTCGTCGAGGAGTGGGGCGACGCCGAACTCTAG
- the rho gene encoding transcription termination factor Rho, with product MTTTLEPPAQKSTPQTVTGVLDIDASGKGYLRAADSLLPTSSDLQVSPALIRRHGLRKGDLVEGLRGDRRTLTEIARVGGRAPDKNRRHFGDLTPLHPSERIRLEHPAAGLTGRVADLIAPVGKGQRGLIVAPPKTGKTVLLQQIAAAVAGNHPEARLMVVLLDERPEEVTDMRRSVRGEVYASTFDRAPKQHIALAELVIERAKRLVEAGEDVVILLDSLTRLCRAHNNAAAAGGRTLSGGVDASALIGPKRFFGAARAAEEGGSLTILATALVETGSRADDFYFEELKSTGNMELRLSRELAFRRVFPAIDINPSGTRREELLLNAAELTAVRGLRRALQNKDGLETLLERMRQTPDNATFLRLIQPTLPQEA from the coding sequence ATGACCACCACACTCGAACCCCCAGCACAGAAGTCCACGCCCCAGACCGTCACCGGTGTGCTCGACATCGACGCGAGCGGGAAGGGCTACCTTCGCGCCGCCGACAGCCTGCTGCCCACGTCCTCCGACCTCCAGGTCTCCCCCGCCCTGATCCGCCGCCACGGCCTGCGCAAGGGCGACCTCGTCGAAGGCCTGCGAGGCGACCGGCGGACCCTCACCGAGATCGCCCGCGTCGGCGGCCGCGCACCCGACAAGAACCGCCGGCACTTCGGCGACCTGACGCCACTGCACCCCAGCGAGCGGATCCGCCTCGAACACCCGGCGGCCGGGCTCACCGGACGCGTCGCCGACCTGATCGCACCCGTCGGCAAGGGCCAGCGCGGGCTGATCGTGGCGCCACCCAAGACCGGCAAGACGGTACTGCTCCAGCAGATCGCCGCCGCGGTGGCCGGCAACCACCCCGAGGCCCGCCTGATGGTGGTGCTGCTCGACGAACGCCCCGAGGAAGTCACCGACATGCGGCGCTCGGTGCGCGGCGAGGTGTACGCCTCGACGTTCGACCGGGCGCCCAAGCAGCACATCGCGCTCGCCGAACTCGTCATCGAACGGGCCAAGCGTCTGGTCGAGGCGGGCGAGGACGTCGTGATCCTGCTCGACTCCCTGACCCGGCTGTGCCGGGCGCACAACAACGCGGCCGCCGCCGGTGGCCGCACCCTCAGCGGCGGCGTCGACGCCTCAGCGCTCATCGGCCCCAAGCGCTTCTTCGGCGCCGCCCGCGCGGCCGAGGAGGGCGGCTCGCTCACGATCCTCGCCACCGCCCTGGTGGAAACCGGCTCCCGCGCCGACGACTTCTACTTCGAGGAGCTCAAGAGCACCGGCAACATGGAGCTCCGCCTGAGCCGCGAACTGGCCTTCCGCCGGGTCTTCCCGGCGATCGACATCAACCCTTCCGGCACGCGCCGCGAGGAACTGCTCCTGAACGCGGCCGAGTTGACCGCAGTCCGTGGCCTGCGGCGCGCCCTGCAGAACAAGGACGGTCTGGAGACCCTGCTGGAGCGCATGCGCCAGACACCGGACAACGCCACCTTCCTGCGCCTCATCCAGCCGACGCTGCCGCAGGAGGCCTGA
- a CDS encoding glycosyltransferase 87 family protein, with the protein MRLPRTDRGRLLLTLILVAAVTAFTATVPLLRDWFDLRVYHGTVDSWIHHGGRIYDYLVPGTTYGFTYPPFAAVAMLPMALLDLPVAIAVALLLNLGALAVVLRILAGRDWRRYGWFGCALGACALAMFEPLRDTFSFGQVNVLLLALVLTDAWLLATGRERWVGYGIGLAAAIKLTPAIFIGLLLLARRWRAAGVATAVAVGATALAAWVTPDASRFYWTRALWDTTRIGRLDYVSNQSLQGVLARLGEPDRAPWAVAVVLVLCVWAWRAGRAIAAGEWIAAFALTGLTACLVSPITWVHHLVWLLPSFAVLIRAGRARTAAVLYALMCTSVVWLWFDDASGVDGFIGSNTYVWITLGLLLWLPVGQLSAGRLFLGRSVTATAPAPSPAAPATIQASAQPGPSATGAATAAADTTSGPGRGLARRASSEPTGSTRAAAAKPQSKSSRASS; encoded by the coding sequence ATGAGACTGCCCCGCACCGACCGTGGCCGACTGCTGCTGACGCTGATCCTCGTCGCCGCCGTGACCGCGTTCACCGCGACCGTGCCGCTGCTGCGCGACTGGTTCGACCTGCGCGTCTACCACGGCACCGTGGACAGCTGGATCCACCACGGCGGACGCATCTACGACTATCTGGTCCCCGGCACGACGTACGGCTTCACCTACCCGCCGTTCGCCGCCGTCGCCATGCTGCCGATGGCCCTGCTGGACCTGCCCGTCGCCATCGCCGTCGCCCTGCTGCTCAACCTGGGCGCGCTGGCCGTGGTCCTGCGCATCCTGGCCGGACGGGACTGGCGGCGCTACGGCTGGTTCGGCTGCGCCCTCGGCGCCTGCGCGCTCGCGATGTTCGAGCCGCTGCGCGACACCTTCAGCTTCGGCCAGGTGAACGTCCTGCTGCTGGCCCTGGTCCTGACGGACGCCTGGCTGCTGGCCACCGGGCGGGAACGCTGGGTGGGTTACGGCATCGGCCTGGCCGCCGCGATCAAACTCACGCCCGCCATCTTCATCGGCCTGCTCCTGCTGGCCCGCCGGTGGCGGGCGGCCGGCGTCGCCACGGCCGTGGCCGTCGGCGCCACGGCCCTGGCGGCCTGGGTGACCCCGGACGCCTCCCGCTTCTACTGGACACGGGCCCTGTGGGACACCACCCGGATCGGCCGCCTGGACTACGTGTCGAACCAGTCCCTCCAGGGCGTCCTGGCCCGGCTCGGCGAACCGGACCGTGCGCCGTGGGCGGTTGCCGTGGTCCTGGTGCTGTGCGTGTGGGCGTGGCGGGCTGGCCGGGCGATCGCCGCCGGGGAGTGGATCGCGGCCTTCGCCCTGACGGGCCTGACGGCGTGTCTGGTCAGCCCCATCACCTGGGTGCACCACCTGGTGTGGCTGCTGCCGTCGTTCGCCGTGCTGATCCGCGCCGGGCGGGCGCGGACCGCGGCCGTCCTGTACGCGCTGATGTGCACGAGCGTGGTGTGGCTGTGGTTCGACGACGCCTCCGGCGTCGACGGGTTCATCGGCTCCAACACCTACGTCTGGATCACGCTCGGCCTGCTTTTGTGGCTGCCGGTGGGTCAACTCTCCGCCGGGCGGCTCTTTCTGGGACGCAGCGTGACAGCTACGGCACCTGCACCGAGCCCGGCGGCACCCGCCACCATCCAGGCCTCCGCCCAGCCCGGACCCTCGGCCACGGGCGCCGCGACGGCTGCCGCGGACACGACGTCCGGGCCCGGACGGGGCTTGGCCCGCAGGGCGTCCAGCGAGCCCACGGGATCAACCCGGGCCGCCGCGGCGAAACCCCAGTCCAAGAGCTCGCGAGCCTCCTCGTAG
- a CDS encoding DoxX family protein translates to MNVFLWIVQAVLALMFAMAGVMKSTQPKAKLAEKLPWVSDYSAGTVRFIGVVELAAALGLILPAATGIAPVLTPLAATGLAVVMVLAMVAHARRKEPQAIGFNAVLLILAALVAWGRFGPYSF, encoded by the coding sequence GTGAACGTCTTCCTGTGGATCGTGCAGGCCGTGCTCGCGCTCATGTTCGCGATGGCCGGTGTCATGAAGTCCACCCAGCCCAAAGCCAAGCTCGCCGAGAAGCTCCCCTGGGTCAGTGACTACTCGGCCGGCACCGTCCGCTTCATCGGCGTCGTGGAGCTCGCCGCCGCGCTCGGGCTGATCCTGCCCGCGGCCACCGGCATCGCCCCGGTCCTGACTCCGCTGGCCGCGACCGGTCTGGCCGTGGTCATGGTCCTGGCCATGGTCGCCCATGCCCGCCGCAAGGAGCCGCAGGCGATCGGCTTCAACGCCGTCCTGCTGATCCTGGCCGCCCTGGTGGCCTGGGGCCGCTTCGGCCCCTACAGCTTCTGA
- a CDS encoding SDR family NAD(P)-dependent oxidoreductase, which produces MSTIAIIGAGPGMGLAIARTFGRRGFDVALISRTQDKLDALAKQLGEEGITAQGFAADVMDRPSLTAALEAAKARFGAIDVLEYSPAPHTPSPGITIVAPSEATVANLQPQIEYNLYGAVEAARAVLPAMRAAGTGTLLFTTGGGSVDPIPMLGNVNASAAALRNWVINLNKELTGSGVYAGHIAIGVWIGDGGPEGIPSATPEQIAPLYWELHEARDRAEAVFTG; this is translated from the coding sequence GTGTCCACCATCGCCATCATCGGCGCCGGCCCCGGCATGGGCCTGGCCATCGCCCGCACCTTCGGCCGCCGCGGCTTCGACGTCGCCCTGATCTCCCGCACCCAGGACAAGCTCGACGCCCTGGCCAAGCAGCTCGGCGAGGAGGGCATCACCGCCCAGGGCTTCGCCGCCGACGTCATGGACCGGCCCTCCCTGACAGCCGCGCTGGAGGCCGCCAAGGCCCGCTTCGGCGCCATCGACGTCCTGGAGTACTCCCCGGCCCCGCACACCCCGAGCCCCGGCATCACCATCGTCGCCCCCTCCGAGGCGACCGTGGCGAACCTCCAGCCACAGATCGAGTACAACCTCTACGGCGCCGTCGAAGCCGCGCGTGCCGTGCTGCCCGCGATGCGTGCGGCCGGCACCGGAACGCTGCTGTTCACCACCGGCGGCGGCTCCGTCGACCCCATCCCGATGCTCGGCAACGTCAACGCGTCCGCCGCGGCCCTGCGCAACTGGGTCATCAACCTGAACAAGGAACTGACCGGCAGCGGCGTCTACGCGGGCCACATCGCGATCGGCGTGTGGATCGGCGACGGCGGCCCCGAGGGCATCCCCAGCGCGACGCCCGAGCAGATCGCCCCTCTGTACTGGGAGCTGCACGAAGCCCGCGACCGCGCCGAGGCCGTTTTCACCGGCTGA
- a CDS encoding NAD(P)-dependent oxidoreductase produces the protein MRVTVFGATGAIGRHVVQQLLDAGHQVTALARNPDKFTLNHPGLTLITGQLSDRTALTKAVTGADAVISALGPSLKRSATGTQLADGARTLVTVMDEQKVTRFIGLATPSLADPRDKPHWKHKVLPVMAKLMFPNALRELEGMTAAVTSSDLDYTIARISNPTNKPATGSIKSGFLGHDKVGSAMTRADIAAFLVSQLTDTRYQRAMPAISN, from the coding sequence ATGCGTGTCACCGTCTTCGGCGCCACCGGCGCCATCGGCCGCCACGTCGTCCAGCAGCTTCTGGACGCCGGCCACCAGGTCACCGCCCTCGCCCGCAACCCCGACAAGTTCACCCTCAACCACCCCGGGCTCACCCTCATCACCGGGCAGCTGTCCGACCGCACCGCGCTCACGAAGGCGGTCACCGGCGCGGACGCGGTCATCAGCGCGCTCGGCCCCTCGCTGAAGCGGTCCGCGACCGGCACCCAGCTCGCCGACGGCGCCCGCACCCTCGTCACCGTCATGGACGAGCAGAAGGTGACCCGGTTCATCGGCCTGGCCACCCCCTCGCTCGCCGACCCGCGTGACAAGCCGCACTGGAAGCACAAGGTGCTGCCCGTCATGGCGAAGTTGATGTTCCCCAACGCCCTGCGCGAACTGGAGGGCATGACCGCAGCCGTCACCAGCTCCGACCTCGACTACACCATCGCCCGCATCTCCAACCCCACCAACAAGCCCGCCACCGGCAGCATCAAGTCCGGTTTCCTCGGCCACGACAAGGTCGGCTCCGCGATGACCCGCGCGGACATCGCCGCCTTCCTCGTCTCCCAGCTCACCGACACCCGCTACCAGCGGGCCATGCCCGCCATCAGCAACTGA
- a CDS encoding NADP-dependent oxidoreductase, whose protein sequence is MRAVALNEVPSAPAVAEVDTPRPEAGELLVKVAVSSVNGFDAATAAGYLQGMMEHRFPLVVGKDFAGTVEALGEGVEGFAVGDAVFGVVMKPFLGTGSLAEYVTVSAAYGVAHVPAGLDLKDAGALGLAGTAAFDSLTALNIGKDETVLVSGATGGVGALAVQLAAARGAKVIATARPGAEADFVTGLTGADVEVVDFTGDLAAQVRALAPEGVDAVVHLAGDGAALAGLLKPGGRIASTLGLAKDAVDGQDVTVHSVMADANAQTLTTLAEQVASGALRVPVTTTFPLAQADEAFAAFGSGALGKIAVTCS, encoded by the coding sequence ATGCGTGCTGTCGCACTGAACGAAGTCCCCTCCGCTCCGGCTGTGGCCGAGGTCGACACTCCCCGCCCGGAGGCGGGTGAGCTGCTGGTGAAGGTGGCGGTGTCGTCGGTGAACGGCTTCGACGCCGCGACGGCGGCGGGCTACCTGCAGGGGATGATGGAGCACCGGTTCCCGCTGGTGGTCGGCAAGGACTTCGCGGGGACCGTCGAGGCGCTCGGCGAGGGCGTGGAGGGCTTTGCCGTCGGGGACGCGGTCTTCGGCGTGGTGATGAAGCCGTTCCTGGGCACCGGCTCGCTCGCCGAGTACGTCACCGTCTCCGCCGCATACGGCGTCGCCCACGTCCCCGCGGGCCTGGACCTCAAGGACGCGGGTGCGCTGGGCCTGGCCGGCACCGCCGCCTTCGACAGCCTGACCGCCCTGAACATCGGCAAGGACGAGACGGTGCTGGTCTCCGGCGCCACCGGCGGCGTCGGCGCGCTGGCCGTGCAGCTCGCCGCCGCCCGCGGCGCGAAGGTCATCGCCACCGCCCGCCCCGGCGCGGAGGCCGACTTCGTCACCGGCCTGACCGGCGCCGACGTCGAGGTGGTGGACTTCACCGGCGACCTCGCCGCGCAGGTCCGCGCGCTCGCGCCCGAGGGCGTGGACGCTGTCGTGCACCTGGCCGGTGACGGCGCGGCGCTGGCGGGCCTGCTCAAGCCCGGCGGGCGGATCGCCTCCACGCTCGGCCTGGCGAAGGACGCCGTCGACGGCCAGGACGTCACCGTCCACTCGGTCATGGCCGACGCCAACGCCCAGACCCTGACCACGCTGGCCGAGCAGGTGGCCTCCGGCGCGCTGCGCGTTCCGGTCACCACGACCTTCCCGCTGGCACAGGCCGACGAGGCGTTCGCCGCCTTTGGCTCCGGCGCGCTCGGCAAGATCGCCGTCACCTGCTCCTGA
- the mptB gene encoding polyprenol phosphomannose-dependent alpha 1,6 mannosyltransferase MptB, with amino-acid sequence MAFPVDLRRCQVLGLAGTAFLAAGGGTAGALPVRDLLAPSSAEAALGLIGVYFGVVLLIAAWALLGRLLLGDEPPTPRALLVTLAVWAAPLLLAPPLFSRDVYSYLAQGAMVDAHIDVYAHGPSQLGGPLADEVAPLWQHTGAPYGPVFLALASGLSALTRGELPAGLFGMRLVALLGVALMAAALPRLARHSGADPAAALWLGALNPLVLLHLVAGAHNDAVMLGLLGLGLVAALGRWPVVGAVLVTLAALVKAPAVLGLAAVVVLQVRAGRSPARAVVTTTAAAAATTVAATAVAGTGYGWIGALNTPVSPHNWALTSLLGRATRALLEGLGSDLAPFAVPAWHALGIAAAVVAIAVIWLRLRVRPVYALGLSLAAVAAFGPAIRPWYALWGLFLIAAAAPSASVRHRVAAVTGVLALATLPSGGPADTGQLVLAVSGGVLAVVVLWQAHQAELAPAWGRTA; translated from the coding sequence ATGGCTTTCCCCGTCGATCTCCGCCGCTGCCAGGTGCTCGGTCTGGCCGGTACCGCCTTCCTCGCGGCAGGCGGTGGCACCGCAGGAGCGCTCCCCGTCCGGGATCTCCTCGCGCCGTCGTCCGCCGAGGCCGCCCTCGGTCTCATCGGCGTGTACTTCGGCGTCGTATTGCTGATAGCGGCCTGGGCGCTGCTGGGCCGCCTTCTGCTCGGTGACGAGCCGCCGACACCGCGCGCCCTGCTGGTCACCCTTGCCGTGTGGGCGGCCCCGCTGCTGCTCGCCCCGCCGCTGTTCAGCCGGGACGTGTACAGCTATCTCGCGCAGGGCGCCATGGTGGACGCCCACATCGACGTCTACGCACACGGGCCGTCCCAACTCGGCGGCCCGCTCGCCGACGAGGTCGCCCCACTGTGGCAGCACACGGGAGCGCCGTACGGACCGGTCTTCCTCGCTCTCGCCTCCGGACTGTCCGCGCTCACCAGGGGTGAACTCCCCGCGGGCCTCTTCGGGATGCGGCTCGTCGCGCTGCTCGGGGTGGCCCTGATGGCGGCCGCGCTGCCCCGGCTCGCCCGGCACAGCGGCGCCGACCCGGCCGCCGCGCTGTGGCTCGGCGCCCTCAACCCGCTGGTCCTGCTGCACCTCGTGGCGGGTGCGCACAACGACGCCGTCATGCTGGGCCTGCTCGGCCTGGGCCTGGTCGCCGCGCTCGGCCGGTGGCCGGTCGTGGGCGCCGTACTCGTCACCCTCGCCGCCCTGGTCAAGGCGCCCGCGGTGCTCGGCCTGGCCGCGGTCGTCGTACTCCAGGTGCGGGCGGGCCGCTCCCCGGCCCGGGCCGTTGTGACGACCACGGCGGCGGCAGCCGCCACGACGGTCGCCGCGACCGCCGTCGCCGGAACCGGATACGGCTGGATCGGCGCCCTCAACACGCCCGTCTCCCCGCACAACTGGGCGCTCACCAGTCTCCTCGGCCGTGCCACCCGTGCCCTGCTGGAGGGGCTCGGCAGCGACCTGGCACCCTTCGCCGTACCAGCCTGGCACGCGCTCGGCATCGCCGCCGCCGTGGTCGCCATAGCGGTGATATGGCTACGGCTCAGGGTGCGCCCGGTGTACGCGCTCGGCCTCAGCCTCGCCGCCGTCGCCGCCTTCGGCCCGGCGATCCGCCCCTGGTACGCCCTGTGGGGCCTGTTCCTCATCGCCGCCGCCGCGCCCAGCGCCTCGGTACGGCACCGGGTGGCGGCCGTGACGGGCGTCCTGGCGCTCGCCACGCTGCCCAGTGGGGGACCGGCGGACACCGGCCAGTTGGTGCTCGCTGTCTCCGGCGGGGTGCTCGCCGTGGTCGTGCTGTGGCAGGCCCACCAGGCGGAACTCGCGCCGGCCTGGGGGCGTACCGCATGA
- a CDS encoding DNA-binding response regulator, translating into MAETLTIRGDLELLARTGHLFSSVREEFVCAARDLDTWPHHGARQAARDRVRHSGTQRIRKLYSPAVLADEHSREHLKERVALGAQVRIAATALPHETIIIDRRYAILAGVSAPGGREYTVTTASTLVGGVHALFEAAWEAATDLDGFLRAQRPQLDAESRTVLRALGSGVTDATAARELGMSLRTYRRRVAELLDTLDAGSRFQAGMRAGELGLSG; encoded by the coding sequence GTGGCAGAGACCCTGACGATCCGCGGTGATCTGGAGCTGCTCGCCCGCACCGGGCATCTGTTCTCCTCGGTCCGCGAGGAGTTCGTCTGCGCCGCCCGCGACCTCGACACCTGGCCTCACCACGGCGCCCGGCAGGCCGCTCGCGACCGGGTGCGGCACAGCGGCACCCAGCGGATCCGCAAGCTGTACAGCCCGGCCGTGCTGGCCGACGAGCACAGCCGCGAGCACCTGAAGGAGCGCGTGGCCCTGGGCGCCCAGGTGCGGATCGCGGCCACCGCTCTGCCCCACGAGACGATCATCATCGACCGTCGGTACGCGATCCTCGCCGGCGTGAGCGCCCCCGGCGGCCGCGAGTACACCGTGACCACCGCATCCACCCTGGTCGGCGGAGTACACGCACTGTTCGAAGCCGCTTGGGAGGCCGCCACCGACCTCGACGGCTTCCTGCGCGCGCAACGTCCCCAACTCGACGCGGAGAGCCGGACGGTCCTGCGCGCGCTGGGCTCGGGCGTCACCGACGCGACAGCCGCACGCGAACTCGGCATGTCCCTGCGGACCTACCGCCGACGGGTCGCCGAACTGCTCGACACCCTGGACGCGGGTTCGCGCTTCCAGGCCGGGATGCGCGCGGGTGAGCTGGGGCTGAGCGGCTGA
- a CDS encoding LLM class flavin-dependent oxidoreductase: protein MELGILSLSDLQTDPTTGRLHDPARRTREIVSYAIAADQAGLDVFGLGEHHSPDFSVANPAVPLAAIAQATTRIRLTSAVSVLSTLDPVRLHQDFASLDHLSQGRAEIIAGRSAFLEAFTLFGVDPAHYDDVFAEKLDLLLAIRENKQVTWSGRHRQALDNLPVPPRPQQETLPLWLGVGGTPASAERAARLGLPMVLGLIGGDIRRALPLTEHYRAVGQAAGHTPDTLRLGVTSHFYVGKTSQDARKDLYPYYREYLRPKTPGGRGWLIDSAQFEAVASPLGALMTGSPQEVIDKILTERELLGITRFMGQIDFGGMPTGMVNDSIELLATEVAPAIRKEAATGVATA from the coding sequence GTGGAACTCGGCATCCTGTCCCTGTCCGACCTGCAGACCGACCCCACCACCGGCCGCCTTCACGACCCGGCCCGCCGTACCCGCGAGATCGTCTCCTACGCCATCGCCGCCGACCAGGCCGGCCTGGACGTCTTCGGCCTCGGCGAACACCACAGTCCCGACTTCTCCGTCGCCAACCCCGCCGTCCCGCTGGCCGCGATAGCCCAGGCCACCACCCGTATCCGCCTCACCAGCGCCGTCTCCGTCCTCTCCACCCTCGACCCCGTCCGCCTCCACCAGGACTTCGCCTCCCTGGACCACCTCAGCCAGGGCCGAGCCGAGATCATCGCCGGACGCAGCGCCTTCCTCGAAGCCTTCACCCTCTTCGGCGTCGACCCCGCCCACTACGACGACGTCTTCGCCGAGAAGCTCGACCTGCTCCTCGCCATCCGGGAGAACAAGCAGGTCACCTGGTCCGGCCGGCACCGCCAGGCTCTCGACAACCTGCCCGTCCCGCCCCGTCCGCAGCAGGAGACGCTGCCGCTGTGGCTCGGCGTCGGCGGCACCCCCGCCAGCGCCGAGCGGGCCGCCCGACTCGGCCTGCCCATGGTCCTCGGCCTCATCGGCGGAGACATCCGCCGCGCCCTCCCCCTCACCGAGCACTACCGCGCCGTCGGCCAGGCCGCCGGGCACACCCCCGACACCCTGCGCCTGGGCGTCACCAGCCACTTCTACGTCGGCAAGACCTCCCAGGACGCGCGCAAGGACCTCTACCCGTACTACCGCGAGTACCTGCGGCCCAAGACACCCGGCGGCCGCGGCTGGCTCATCGACTCCGCCCAGTTCGAAGCCGTCGCGAGCCCTCTGGGCGCGCTGATGACCGGCAGCCCGCAGGAAGTCATCGACAAGATCCTCACCGAACGCGAACTCCTCGGCATCACCCGGTTCATGGGACAGATCGACTTCGGCGGCATGCCCACCGGCATGGTCAACGACTCCATCGAACTCCTCGCCACCGAAGTCGCTCCCGCCATCCGCAAGGAAGCCGCGACCGGCGTTGCAACCGCCTGA
- a CDS encoding TetR/AcrR family transcriptional regulator codes for MSDTAATDETPGRTPETGLRADAERNRDRILAAARRLYATEGLGVSMASVAREAGVGKATLSRRFASREELINAVFADRMDAYADAVTEALADPDPWHGFTGYITAVCAMQAADRGFADVLTMTFPAAKALEKRRAEAYHGFIDLIARARATGYLREDFDDRDMPILLMANAGVINAAGDAAPDTWRRLVGHMIRSFATPGAPLPPLPDAPTPTALYRAMVSITRPS; via the coding sequence ATGAGCGACACCGCAGCCACCGACGAAACCCCAGGCCGCACGCCCGAAACGGGGCTGCGCGCCGACGCCGAACGCAACCGCGACCGCATCCTGGCCGCCGCCCGCCGCCTGTACGCCACTGAGGGACTCGGCGTCTCGATGGCGTCCGTCGCCCGCGAGGCCGGCGTCGGCAAAGCCACCCTCTCCCGCCGCTTCGCCAGCCGCGAGGAGCTGATCAACGCCGTCTTTGCCGACCGCATGGACGCCTACGCCGACGCCGTCACCGAGGCGCTCGCCGACCCCGACCCCTGGCACGGCTTCACCGGGTACATAACGGCCGTGTGCGCGATGCAGGCTGCCGACCGTGGCTTCGCCGACGTCCTCACCATGACGTTCCCCGCCGCCAAGGCACTGGAAAAGCGCCGCGCCGAGGCGTACCACGGCTTCATCGACCTCATCGCCCGAGCCCGGGCCACTGGCTACCTGCGCGAGGACTTCGACGACCGGGACATGCCCATCCTGCTCATGGCCAACGCCGGCGTCATCAACGCCGCCGGCGACGCCGCCCCCGATACCTGGCGCCGACTGGTGGGCCACATGATCCGCTCCTTCGCCACCCCCGGCGCACCCCTGCCCCCACTCCCCGACGCCCCGACACCCACCGCCCTCTACCGGGCCATGGTCAGCATCACCCGCCCCAGCTGA